Part of the Ziziphus jujuba cultivar Dongzao chromosome 8, ASM3175591v1 genome is shown below.
ATTTCAGTGGTGACATTCCATCTTCTCTTCGAAACCTTACCCATCTCACAACATTATCAATTGGAGAAAATCAAATAACAGGTCCAATCCCACTATGGCTGGGGAACCTTACCAAACTAAGTAAGTTAAGCCTTCAAGATAATCTATTGCATGGTACAGTTCCACAATCATTATCTATGCTCGTGAATCTTGAAAAGCTTAATATAAGGTATAACAATTTGGGTGgcaatttgaaatttgacatgTTTTTTAACATGAAAAATCTCACTCATCTCCGACTTGGCCATAACAATTTGTCATTGATCTTTGGAGAGGAAAACCGAAATGCGACTGTTTCAAAATTCAAGGTTCTACATCTGGGCTCATGCAACCTGAGAAAATTCCCGAATTTTCTCAGGCATCAAAATGAACTGGAGTTGTTGACTCTTGGTGGAAACAAGATAAGTGGCAAAATACCAAATTGGATGTGGAACACAAGCAAAAACACTTTGATGAAGTTGCACGTAAGTAACAACTTCCTAACAGGCTTCGATCAAATTCCTGCAGTTCTTCCTTGGGTCAACTTAGGCCTATTTGATATTTCATCTAATATGTTGCAAGTAGAGCTGCCAATTCCTCCACCATCCATTGCTCGATATGATGTCTCAAACAACATGCTGACTGGAGAAATTCCACCTGTATTTTGCAACATGAGTTCACTTCACATCCTTGATTTGTCTGATAACAACTTGGGTGGCATAATTCCACAATGTTTGGGAAACTCAAGTAGTTCTCTATCAGTTCTGAATTTAAGAAACAACTCCTTTCATGGCATCATCCCTCCACTATGCAGCAGCAACAATGCAAGTCAGTTGAAAATGATTGATGTTAGTTATAATCAATTCCAGGGGAAGCTACCACGATCGTTGTCTAACTGTTTGATGCTTGAAGCTATTGTGGTCTCCAACAATCAACTACATGGTTCTTTTCCATCTTGGTTGGGATCCCTTCCAGATTTGAAACTTCTCATACTACACCGAAATGGGTTCTACGGTTCAATTGAGAAACCCAAACAAGATTTTTACTTCTCCAATTTGCAAGTCCTTGATCTGTCTTCGAATAATTTTACAGGTGAGTTACCATCTCAATACATCTTCCATTGGAATGCCTTGAATTCCATCAAATCCAATGCCAATGGTTTGACATATATGGGTGCCAACATGTACTACAGTACTAATTCAACAACGGGTTATGATACTACAATTGAAGAGCGTTACAGAATCACAATAATGTCTAAAGGGGTGGCTACTTACTTCGATTCCATCCAAGATGTCTTTGCGTTCATTGATCTATCAGACAACATATTTGAAGGAGAGATTTCTGATTTGTTTGGGAACCTAAAAGCCCTTCActctttgaatttctccaatAATATGCTCACTGGTTGCATCCCATCGTCGTTGTGGAATTTATCAGAGCTTGAATCGTTGGACCTTTCTCGAAACAACCTCTCATGTCATATCCCTCAAGAGCTTACGCAACTTGGATTCCTCTCAAGCTTTAATGTGTCCCACAATAATCTCACGGGGCCTATACCTCAAGGGAAGCAGTTTAACGCATTTGATAGCAGCTCATATGATGGGAACCCAGAATTGTGCGGTGATCCATTACCAAAGAAATGTGGAAATTCACAGTCTCCCCCATCACCTTTTGAAGATTATCGTAAGGATTCAAAGTCTATACTCAAAAAAGACTGGATGTTTATTTTGGCAGGTTATATAAGTGGGCTGGTTGTTGGAGTGGTTCTTGCTGACATTGCGATGGAGAAGACACCTGGATGGTTTCATTGGTTTGTTGATGTGCTATCGGAGTGGAGAAAGCCAAGGAGGGGACGGAGAACTTGAGTAGTAATATCAAGCTATATATGTTTCTATTTTACTATGATCTTGTCTACCTTATTATGTTATGGTCTTTAATCTTAGTTACTCTTCATTTTGTTACTATTGTGTCACTTCAGAGGTGTGGATTTGTATGTTATAACTTATAATGAGGTAttgaattgaatatatatatatatatacatggtgaTTGTATTAGTTTGAGCTTCTCTTGGCTTATACTATACATATAGATACATTGCACAtctgtctctgtgtgtgtgtgtgtgtgtgcataggCAGTAAAACGAAATAGCAGTCTTTAGCTACCAAAATTTGTCTGCATAACCAGATATAAGTCATATATAACAAACAGTAGTCTTTAGAACACAGATGGAATAAGAGCTTTGACATGCTGAGGGATATCTTCAAACTTGGAAATGTACCATCTCTTAGTTGAAATAATGCCCTTCCCATGAAGTAGAAAATTGTGCCTATTGTGAAGCAGAATGCCTTGAGTGTTTGAGAAATATAGGACACCTC
Proteins encoded:
- the LOC107412996 gene encoding receptor-like protein 7, which produces MSILGLSLRLIVFYRLLIRLLLFTVFVSNYISFASEQQPFCHDEERLALLQFKDSFVINKSTSSFEGAYPKVLQWNSGSNCCLWDGIDCDEETGHVIGLDLGSSCLFGSINSSSTLFTLVHLQMLSVADNHFNFSQIPAAIGQLSSLTFLNLSSSAFYGQVPLEISNLSKLSSLDMSSNYDPDTGEKFLLLRNPNLKTLVQNLSGLEILILSYVDISSDIPDLLTNFTSLTTLHLRECELYGDFPPELFQLPNLQSLIVQFNENLTGRLPEFRQRSPLTTLRLRGTKFFGSLPYSIEKLDSLDMLDVKYCNFSGPIPFSLGKLTHLTYLNLKGNNFSGDIPSSLRNLTHLTTLSIGENQITGPIPLWLGNLTKLSKLSLQDNLLHGTVPQSLSMLVNLEKLNIRYNNLGGNLKFDMFFNMKNLTHLRLGHNNLSLIFGEENRNATVSKFKVLHLGSCNLRKFPNFLRHQNELELLTLGGNKISGKIPNWMWNTSKNTLMKLHVSNNFLTGFDQIPAVLPWVNLGLFDISSNMLQVELPIPPPSIARYDVSNNMLTGEIPPVFCNMSSLHILDLSDNNLGGIIPQCLGNSSSSLSVLNLRNNSFHGIIPPLCSSNNASQLKMIDVSYNQFQGKLPRSLSNCLMLEAIVVSNNQLHGSFPSWLGSLPDLKLLILHRNGFYGSIEKPKQDFYFSNLQVLDLSSNNFTGELPSQYIFHWNALNSIKSNANGLTYMGANMYYSTNSTTGYDTTIEERYRITIMSKGVATYFDSIQDVFAFIDLSDNIFEGEISDLFGNLKALHSLNFSNNMLTGCIPSSLWNLSELESLDLSRNNLSCHIPQELTQLGFLSSFNVSHNNLTGPIPQGKQFNAFDSSSYDGNPELCGDPLPKKCGNSQSPPSPFEDYRKDSKSILKKDWMFILAGYISGLVVGVVLADIAMEKTPGWFHWFVDVLSEWRKPRRGRRT